One Lycium barbarum isolate Lr01 chromosome 5, ASM1917538v2, whole genome shotgun sequence genomic window carries:
- the LOC132639221 gene encoding uncharacterized protein LOC132639221: MIFVPKDLIVEHIVVDGFLTSYTTWIYHGEISSSSVSVDKLDRGDEMQDMLHEAFGIPPTSGFVDIDTDGDGFGGSNLHNKGFGKKTEEFFNLLKEAERELYPGSKYSLLSFLVHLLHLKCLNGWSNNSFSMLLELLKDVLPEGETLPKSFNDAKKIIKDLGLEYKKIHACPNDCMIYWNETKDRTDCKFYEAPRYKHFKGESVNSGLETSKIPAKVFRYFPLIPRLQRLFMSAKTSTEMRWHAEGHTRDGVMRHLADSIAWRKFDEVHVDFAQDPRNVKLGLASDGFSPFKSMSISHSTWPVVLVPYNLPPWLCIKQPYMILSMIIDGPLAPGNDIEVYLRPLIDELKELWVGVDTYDASNDQMFQMRAALLWTISDFPALGQYDPS, translated from the exons ATGATATTTGTCCCAAAAGATTTGATCGTTGAACACATTGTGGTTGATGGATTTTTAACTAGTTATACTACTTGGATTTATCATGGTGAGATATCATCTTCATCAGTATCTGTTGATAAGTTAGATAGAGGTGATGAAATGCAAGACATGTTACATGAAGCATTTGGGATTCCTCCTACATCTGGTTTTGTTGATATAGACACTGAtggtgatggatttggtggatcaAATCTCCACAATAAAGGGTTTGGTAAAAAGACTGAAGAATTTTTTAATTTATTGAAAGAAGCTGAACGTGAGTTATACCCTGGAAGCAAGTATTCGCTACTTTCATTCCTTGTTCATCTATTACATTTAAAGTGTCTCAATGGGTGGAGTAACAATTCATTTTCCATGCTACTAGAGTTGTTAAAAGATGTGCTTCCTGAAGGTGAAACACTACCCAAGTCCTTTAATGATGCAAAGAAAATTATTAAAGATTTAGGACTTGAATACAAAAAGATACATGCATGTCCAAATGATTGTATGATTTATTGGAATGAGACGAAAGATAGAACGGATTGTAAGTTTTACGAAGCACCAAGATACAAACATTTCAAAGGTGAATCGGTTAATAGCGGTTTAGAAACCTCTAAAATTCCAGCAAAGGTGTTTAGATATTTTCCATTGATACCGCGGCTTCAAAGACTATTTATGTCGGCTAAAACATCTACTGAAATGAGATGGCATGCCGAAGGTCACACTAGAGATGGGGTAATGCGACATCTTGCTGACAGTATTGCTTGGAGGAAATTTGATGAAGTGCATGTAGATTTTGCTCAAGATCCTCGAAATGTTAAACTTGGATTGGCTTCAGATGGCTTTAGTCCATTCAAGTCTATGTCTATCTCACATAGCACATGGCCAGTTGTCTTGGTTCCATATAACTTGCCACCATGGTTGTGCATAAAACAACCATATATGATATTATCAATGATTATTGATGGCCCTCTTGCACCAGGCAATGATATTGAAGTCTATCTACGGCCCTTAATTGATGAGTTAAAAGAATTGTGGGTTGGTGTTGACACTTATGATGCATCAAACGATCAGATGTTTCAAATGCGTGCAGCATTGCTTTGGACAATCAGTGATTTTCCAGCACTAG GACAATATGATCCGTCATAA
- the LOC132639222 gene encoding LOW QUALITY PROTEIN: uncharacterized protein LOC132639222 (The sequence of the model RefSeq protein was modified relative to this genomic sequence to represent the inferred CDS: inserted 2 bases in 1 codon; substituted 1 base at 1 genomic stop codon) yields TPAIEHKEGHMELWPDQQFDDTTFESEDDIEWIIMRVKNNLSGLGVPXYDXWGKDGDNLHVELNDRGQENTDAIDDMRRILMMSVGSKWKEWKHEAKSSGYDPYNTDIERLAHRPKRVAEDQWRSLVHYWSSKEAKMTKENTGVKPTRIEVWKKTHTRENKQPINDIAGEVMKQMDDLAEVYPELNVPGSARNDIYSQIMGPDTHGILEQRDFDARVEIEVQKATVAIQIDMDKKLAEAKQNMEAKMDERMDEKVKEKVKAKMQAYVQSIGFMNGSNSKSISNEELSHNSVEDRQQSLSPVSVVPTKKVLSSRV; encoded by the exons ACACCTGCAATTGAGCATAAGGAAGGCCATATGGAACTGTGGCCTGACCAACAGTTTGATGATACTACATTTGAAAGTGAAGATGATATTGAATGG ATTATAATGAGAGTGAAGAACAATCTAAGCGGCCTAGGGGTCCC CTATGATTGATGGGGAAAAGACGGTGACAATTTACATGTTGAATTGAATGATCGTGGACAA GAAAATACTGATGCAATTGATGATATGAGACGCATTTTGATGATGTCAGTTGGATCTAAATGGAAAGAGTGGAAGCATGAAGCAAAAAGTAGTGGCTATGACCCGTATAATACTGATATTGAGCGCTTAGCTCATCGTCCAAAGAGGGTTGCAGAAGATCAGTGGCGTTCATTAGTTCATTATTGGAGTTCAAAAGAAGCAAAG ATGACAAAAGAGAATACTGGTGTAAAGCCAACTCGTATTGAGGTGTGGAAAAAAACTCACACTAGAGAGAATAAACAaccaataaatgacatagccggTGAAGTTATG AAACAAATGGATGATCTTGCTGAGGTGTATCCCGAGTTAAATGTCCCTGGAAGTGCTCGCAATGATATATATTCACAAATAATGGGACCAGACACTCATGGGATT TTGGAGCAACGAGATTTTGATGCAAGGGTTGAGATAGAAGTTCAAAAAGCTACCGTAGCAATCCAAATTGATATGGATAAAAAGTTGGCTGAAGCAAAACAAAATATGGAagcaaaaatggatgaaagaaTGGATGAAAAGGTGAAGGAAAAAGTGAAGGCTAAGATGCAAGCATATGTACAGAGTATCGGTTTTATGAATGGCTCAAACAGTAAATCAATCAGCAATGAAGAG CTTTCCCATAACTCAGTTGAAGACCGCCAACAATCATTATCTCCTGTTTCAGTTGTTCCAACAAAAAAG GTGTTGTCATCTCGTGTTTAA